CCGCCGAAACCGATCGCCTGCGCCGGGCGCTCCGCCAACCTGGAGTACGCGGTCGCTGGGGCGAAATGCAGCTCAAACGCGTGGCCGAACTGGCGGGCATGCTTGAGTACTGCGACTTCGAACTGCAGCGCACGGTCGTGGAAAGCGAAGGCGGGGTGCGCCGCCCGGACATGGTGATCCATCTGCCGGGTGGCAAATCGATGGTGGTGGACGCCAAGACCGTGATGGACGCCTACATGGAGGCCATTGACGCCCCCACCGAAGAACTGCGTCAGGAACAGATGGCCCGCCACGCCCGCCAGGTGCGCGACCAGATCACGCTGCTGAGCGGCAAGGCCTACTGGAACAGCCTGGAACACACGCCGGAATTCGTGGTGATGTTCATCCCGGGCGAGGCCTTCTACAGTGCGGCCCTGCAGCAGGACCCGACCCTGCTGGAGTATGGCTCGGAAAAGCGCGTGCTGCTGGCCGGACCGACCACGCTGCTGGCCCTGCTCAAGGCGGCATCCTACGGTTGGCAGCAGGAAGTGATGACCGAGAATGCGCGCCGTGTGGCCGACACGGGCAAGGAGCTCCACGAGCGCCTGCTGGTGTTCGCCAGACACTTCTCGAAAGTGCGCAGCGGGCTGCAGAGTGCGGTGGACGGATACAACAGCGCGGTCAGTTCCTTCGAGAGTCGCGTGCTTGTCAGCGCCCGCCGGATCGAGGAACTGGGTGTGCCGGTGAAGGAAAGCCTGGGATCACAGAGTCCCATCGACACCCAGCCTCGTGCGTTGACCACCGCATTGCCTGGCGCCGACACGCACGCGGATGTCGTGACACAGAAAACCCCTGAGACAACCCCGGAGGATCCATGCTGACGCGTTTCTCCCATGTGATGATGTACGTGAGCGATCTGGAGCGCGCCATCGCCTGGTATTGCCGCCACCTGGGCTTCGTGACCCGCATGGTGGCACCCGGACACTATGCCAGCCTGCATCACGCCGGCATCGCCTGTCGGTTGGATCTGCATCCCAGCGAGAGCCAGGGCCGCGACGTGGGCTTTGGGCCGATTCCGTACTTCGAGGTGAGCGAGCTGGACGAGTTCCTGGCCCGACTGGCCGCAGACGGCGTCAGAACCGGGGTGCCACGCAGCGAAGGTGGCAGCCCACGCTTCGTCACCATCTGGGATTCGGAAGGAAATGCACTGGGGCTTGGCGAGGCGGAGCGGGAGCGCTGATCAACGCGCGTCACGCGATGGATGCGTGTGCAACCCGGGTCGACGCAGGAGGCGTGATGCATCGTGCCACCATCCTTGGTTTCCTCTGGCTGCTGGCCCTGACTTCCCGGGGTCTTGCCATCGCCCTGGGCGACTGCACGGGACATTCCCCTCTACCCGGCGGGATCGTGCTCGAGACCGCAGAGGGCAGTCTGCGCATTCTGGTGTTCCGTGATGACATCCTGCGACTGGACCTGCTGCCCCCCGGCACCAGCGAAATGGATTCCACGGCAATGATCATCCAGTCGCCCGCCGGGGGCGAACCACTGGTCCTGCTGGACGATGGCGAAACCCTGAGTCTGCCCGGCATTCAGCCCGCCCTCCGTTTCAGCAAGTACCCCCTGCGCATGAGAGCCGCTCTTCCGGGTGGCGGTGAACTGCGGGAACCGGAGGAAGGAGGCTGGCTGCGTGAGGGGAGCACGCGCGAACTGCGTCTGGAACTGGAACCCGGCTGGCACTTCGGTGGCACGGGGGAACGCGGTGTGGGGCCCGATCTGGCAGGCCTGTCATTCGGAATGCGCAAC
This is a stretch of genomic DNA from Candidatus Delongbacteria bacterium. It encodes these proteins:
- the rmuC gene encoding DNA recombination protein RmuC — translated: MNSVHYPSLILGLLLAAAAGAFLLLWLRGTQQRREQDMQTRLAESLRREGELQERLHRGELEQNELRQRMDAERQRASGLEKDLEVERARLEERISALQLAEERLKESFSLISQQALDSNAKSFLSLAEERFRGQQGVAVKDLEARQQAVDALVRPIAETMKKLEDQLQNAERRTEGSGAALRNQLEAVTQGQKELAAETDRLRRALRQPGVRGRWGEMQLKRVAELAGMLEYCDFELQRTVVESEGGVRRPDMVIHLPGGKSMVVDAKTVMDAYMEAIDAPTEELRQEQMARHARQVRDQITLLSGKAYWNSLEHTPEFVVMFIPGEAFYSAALQQDPTLLEYGSEKRVLLAGPTTLLALLKAASYGWQQEVMTENARRVADTGKELHERLLVFARHFSKVRSGLQSAVDGYNSAVSSFESRVLVSARRIEELGVPVKESLGSQSPIDTQPRALTTALPGADTHADVVTQKTPETTPEDPC
- a CDS encoding VOC family protein, with protein sequence MLTRFSHVMMYVSDLERAIAWYCRHLGFVTRMVAPGHYASLHHAGIACRLDLHPSESQGRDVGFGPIPYFEVSELDEFLARLAADGVRTGVPRSEGGSPRFVTIWDSEGNALGLGEAERER